Part of the Lichenicola cladoniae genome is shown below.
CGGTGATCGTGCAGTCCGGCCTGACCCGGCAGCGTGCGGGCTGAACCCGGCGCCCGGTTGGAATGAGGCGGGACCGGCACATCTTCTAGACCATGAACGATCTCGCCGGCTTCCCGCCCCGTGCCTTCGACAAGGCCGACCCTTCGCCCGATCCGCTCTTCTACAGGCAGCCCCGGCTGGTGACGCATATCGACGACGAGGCGATCGCCGCCGTCACCGAGCTGTATCGCCGGTTCCTGCCGGCCGGCGGAACCGTGCTGGACCTGATGAGCAGCTGGGTCAGCCACCTGCCGCACGACATCGCCTACGCACGGATCGTCGGGCACGGCATGAACGCGGACGAGCTGGCCGCCAATCCACGCCTGGACGAACGCTTCGTCAGCGACCTGAACGCCGATCCGGTCCTGTCCCTGCCGGACGCGCATTTCGATGCCGCTTGCATGTGCGTATCGGTCCAGTACCTGCAGCGGCCGATCGAGGTGTTTCGGGAGGTGGCGCGGGTGCTGCGTCCCGGGGCCCCGTTCGTGGTGACGTTCTCCAATCGCTGCTTCCCGACCAAGGCGGTGGCGATCTGGCAGGCGCTGACCGGACCGGACCAGCAGCAGCTGGTGGCACTGTACATGCAGCGGGCCGGGTTCGGCTCGATCGACGCCAGCGAGGTGGTGCCCGATCATGGCGACCCGATCTGGGCGGTGATCGGTTACGCGGACGGTGCCGAAACAGGCTAGACTGCCGTCTGGAACGTCAGGGGTCAGGGCGATGGGCTTGCGGATACCGGTCTTGCTGGGAAGCGTGCGAAGCGATCGCGTCGGCATACGGGCCGCTCGCTACATCATCGACGCGCTGACCAGGAAGGGCCACGAGCCGGTCCTGGTCGACCCGATGGAGTTGCAACTGCCGCTTCTCGACCGGATGTACAAGGAACATCCGAAAGGCGAGGCGCCGGCCAACCTCGAACGTCTAGCAACACTCTATCGCGAGGCGGACGGCTTCATGATCGTCAGCGGCGAATACAACAACGGCATCCCGCCGGCGCTCAAGAACCTGCTCGACTATTTCCTCGAGGAATATTTCTGGCGGCCGTCCGCAATCCTTTGCTACTCGGCCGGCCAGTTCGGCGGCGTCCGGGCTGCCATGCAGCTCCGGATGACACTCGCCGAACTCGGCATGCCGAGCATCCCGAGCCTGCTGCCGATACCGCGCATCCAGCAGGTTCTCGACGAGGACGGACACGCCACCGCCGAGTGGATCGACAAGAGCGCGGGGCGGTTCATCTCGGAGTTCGAGTGGTACGCAGGCGCGTTGCAGACCCAACGCGCCGGCGGCACTCCGTACTAGAGGATCGATCCCGACAAAGCTTCGATCAGGACGGCAACACGATGCTCTTGCCGCCATCGGCCATCGTGATCGACCCCACCATGAAGCTGGCCTCCTCGGACGCGAGGAACGCAATCACCCGGGCGATCTCTTCCGGCTGAGCCGCCCGCCCGATCGGCGCGTTCTTGCCATACGCGGCAAGCGCCGAGGGACCATCCTCGTGGATATGGTTGAGGATGTTCGTGACAGTATCCCCGGACCCGACGGCGTTCACCCGGATCCCGTGCCCGATCGCCTCGACTGCGAGCGTCCTGGTGAATTGCGCGAGCGCGCCTTTCGACGCCGCATAGGCGGCGATCGACGGAAAGGTCTGGAAACAGGCGTAGGAACCGACATTGACGATCGCCCCCCGGCCGTTGGGGATCATCGCGCGCAGCGCCTCGCGCGAATGCAGAAACACGCCCCTGATATTGACCGCAAAAATGCGGTCCCACTCCTCGACCGTCATGTCCACGACCAGCTTGTTGATGATGATGCCTGCGTTGTTCACGAGAACATCCAGCCGGCCGAACTGTTCGATGGCGGCTGCCACGGCCTGCCGCGCCGCCCCGTCTTCCGCCACATCCGCGACCAGCGGAAATACGCCGGGACGAGCCATCGCGCGGACCTCCGGATCACGATCCTCGGCAACGACCGACGCGCCGCGTGCATGAAGCAGCTCCACGGTTGCCCGGCCGATCCCACTCGCCGCCCCGGTCACGATGGCAACTTTTCCGTCGAATTCCCCGGCTGGGATAGATGCGATGTTCATGGTGAGGCTCCTCGTGATGATGCTTCATCAGGTAGGGCCACAAACGGCCTGCTTTAATACCGGCACTTCCGCATGCCTTGTTCGGAAATGAGGGCACAATACCCTACCGCCTGGCGGCGTCGCGGATCGCCCCGATCAGCGTCGTCACGGCTGCCGATCGATGGCGATGCCGGGGATAGTAGAGCGCGAAGCCGGGAAAAACCTCGGAGTAGGCCGTTAGCAGGGGGACGAGACGACCGGAATCGATATGGGGTTTCACCTCGCTCTCGACCCAGAACGCGATGCCCGCCCCTGCAATCGCCGCATCGAGTGCCGCCCGCTGGTCATTGAAGGTCAGGGGGCCGGAAACCGGGACGGAAAACCATGCTCCGTTCTCGTAGAACTCCCAGTTGTAGAGCGCGGCATGGCCCGGCCACCTGAACACGAGACAAAGATGGTGGCACAGCTCGCGAGGATGATCGGGAACGCCATGCCGATCCAGATAGGCCGGGGCGGCCACGGCGATCTGGCATATGGGAGGCTGAAGCGCGAACGCGATGACATCCTGCTCCAGCAACTCCCCGAGCCTTATCCCGAGATCGAAGCGCTCCGACACGATATCCACGCCGGCATCGTCGATCTGAACTTCCACGCTGATCCTGGGAAAGTCGCGAACAAAGCCGGGCAACAGGGACTGCAGGAACAGCTGGTAGCCCAGGCGTTGCGCATGAACCCGAATTGGTCCCGCGACATCGCCGCTGGTTGCATTCGCCTCCCTCAGCGCCGCGTCGATTTCCTCGAATGCTGAACTTGATCGCATTGCCAGCCGCTCGCCGGCAGGCGTGGGGCTGACGCTGCGCGTCGTCCGGTTCAGGAGCTGAATACCGACACGATCCTCAAGCCTGCGGATCGTCTCGCTGAGTGCGGAGCGCGATACCCGAAGCTCTCTCGCGGCGGCAACGAAACTTCCCCGGTCGATGATGCAGCGCAGGGCGCGAAGGTCCTGATAGTCTTTCTCTGCCATGGCCTTCACTAGCATAGACCGGACCCGGTCCGGACGGTCGACGCCGCTATGCCGGTCATCAAGACGGCAACGGTCGCTTCGGGAGTCGCGGAGCGCGCTGCGGGTCGATAACCTGCACGCCATCATGTCGTGTATGAAGGCTGCGGACAGCTCGAACGAGTGCTACCTGACCCGCCCCGCTACAGGGGTTCCGGTCTCCTTCTCGATGACGATAGAGACGGGGCCTCCGATGATCCCGATCTCGGGCGGCCCTCCGAATTTCCCGCGGGACCGTCCACCGACAGAAGAACCATCGTGATCAGGGTGCGTGGGAATTCCCGACAAGCCCCATGATGACCAGCGTGAGGGCATCGCGTTCACGGGGCGAGCCATTGGGGGGGAGGCTGCCATCGAGCGCTAGGGTGGCCATGCCGTGGACAGCCGCCCAGCAGGCAAGCGTCGCCGTCTCGAGATCTGCCGGAGCAAGTTGCCGCACCCTCCGGACCATCACGCCATAGGCATTGTCTTCGACCGGTGGAGGGCCGCCGTCGTGATCGGAGAACATCAGCCTGAACAGCGCGGGGTGGCTCCGGGCGAAGGCCAGGTAGGCTTCCCCCTGCGCCACGAGCGCGAGACACGCGTCCGCCTGATCATCTGCCGCCAGCAGCACCGTCCGTAGGTCGTCGAAGCCGTGCATGGCCACCGCTGCGAGCAACGCGGCCTTGTCGCGGAAATGGCGGTAGGGCGCCATCGCCGAAACCCCCGCATCACGCGCGATCGCACGCAACCCGATCTCGTCGCCCCGCTCGAGCCTGGTCAGGGCAGCAGCGATCAGGCGTCCGTGAAGATCCGATAAGATTTCATCGACCATGTTTACAGTGTATACCCAGCTCTGATACGTTTACACTGTAAACAATGGGAAGCCGGGTTATGCAAGCAACAACGATCCGGAGGTCGGTGGACCTCTCGCAGTATCCCGATCTGGTGATGATCATGCTCGGTTTCCGGTTGCGAGGGTGGCGCGGCCTGCGTGCAATGCGCCGGATCGGTCCGGGGATGGCGAAGATCATGCGCGACCGACCGGACGGCCTGCTCGCCCATGAAGGCATGAAGTTCAGCCTGCTTCACTTCGGCTTCCGCCAGTATTGGCGTGATCTCGACACGCTAGAGCGGTTTACACGCAGCGAACCGCATGCCGGTTGGTGGCGAAGCGTCCGCGAACTGTCGGCAGACGCAGGATTCTGGCATGAGACCTACCACGCGCGAGGTGGCATCGAGGCGCTTTACGTCGCGATGCCGGAACCTGTGGGCCTGCAACTTTTCGCCCCCGAGCGGCAGCCTGTCGGCCCGTTCATGTCGGCGCGAGCGCGGATACAGGGTGGGGCAGTAGAGCCACGAGCGGCACCCCAGGCGGTCGATTGAGTGGGTGGCGGACAAGTCCGTCCCAGGGTTGGCCCGGATGCGCAGAGGCTGGCGGCGGGTGGTCCCCGGATCATCCACGTCTCGGACGGCCACGTTCACGCGGCTCGTCGAGGGCAATGGAGTCTCTGCGGCTGCCGAGCCGGCGTGTCCGGTTGTTGTGAACTGGACTCCGGTGTTGGCCAGGACGGGCGGATCTTGCAGGACGCGGCCCTGTTGAACGCGTGGAAGACGTCACCGGCGATCTGTCTGGTTGATGGCTCGCGCGGCGGCTCGCAGGACGCTTCGGCTGAACCATCGGATCCAGTCGTGGCCGACGTTGTCGTGAACATCGGTGATCAGCCGGCTGCATGGTAGCTCGCGGGCAGGGCTCCATATAGGAGTGATGAACCGTCCTATCGTCCTGACCCGCGGCGCTGCACTCGACCGTCTGACCGAAGCCGTCCCGCGCTTCGGCCCCGTCTACGCCGCCAACCGGAATACCGACGCAGGGCCCCTGGGAAGAGCGACCACAAGCGAACTCTCGCCCTACCTGCGCCGCCGGCTGCTGCTGGAGCAGGAGGTCGTCGGGGCCGCGCTGGCCGAGCATGGTCCCAAGGCTGCGCAGAAGTTCATCGACGAGGTGTTCTGGCGCTCCTACTTCAAGGGAAACCTCGAGGCCCATCCTGCAGCCTGGACAAGCTACCTCGACGACGTTGCGGCGGAGCGGGAGCGCCTGGCAGCGAACTCCGGTCTGCGACGCGCCTACCAGGACGCCGTGTCCGGGCGTACCGGCATCGACGGCTTCGACGACTGGGCGCGCGAACTGGTCGAGCATGGCTGGCTGCACAACCACGCACGGATGTGGTTCGCCTCGATCTGGGTGTTCACCCTCCGCCTGCCCTGGGTGCTCGGCGCGGATTTCTTCCTGCAGAACCTGCTTGATGGAGATCCGGCCAGCAACACCCTGTCGTGGCGCTGGGTCGCCGGGCTGCATACACAGGGGAAGGCCTATGCCGCGCGGGCGGAAAACATCCGCCGCTTCACCGACGGCCGTTTTTCCCCGACCGGCCTGAACGAGAGCCCGGAGCCGTTGCAGGAGATCGACCCTCCCAGCCTGGTTCCGCTGCCGTCCGCGGACCCGGTGCCGACGGGTGACGTCGCACTGCTCCTGCATCTCGATGACCTGAACCCGGAGACCCTGAAGCTGGGCTGCCGGGTCACCCGTGTCGGCGGACTGGTCGCGCATGCGCCCAATGCTTCGGAACAGGTCCGGCAGGCCGACCGGGAAGCGATGGCCGACGCGTTGGATCGCGCCGGGCAGTGGTTCGGATGCGCCGCCGCCATCGCTGTGCCCGGTTGGGAGGATGGCCTGCCGGTCGTCGCGGCGTGGGCGCCGGTGGGTCCATCGGCCGATGCCTTGCCACCCGGTTGCCTGCGGGTGCGTCGACAGTGGGACGAGCTGACCTGGCCACATGCCACGCGCGGCTACTTCCAGGTGAAGAGCGCCACCCCGGCAATCCTTCGCGCGATGTCTCCCGGCTAGGGCATCATCCGATCGAGCGCCAGCCGTCAGGTTCCACGCCGTCGTATGATCGTCGCCTCGGCAATGCGGGCATAACCGGGAACATGCCCGTGCGGCACGCCATCGCTATCCATCAGATATCGCGTCTCCAGCTCATGGTTCGTCACGAGTGCCGTGAGCTCGAAGTTCCGTTGCGCAAGAAAGCGTCGCAGATTCCGGTCCTCGATTCCGAACGATAACGGCCGCCCAGACTGGTCCATGAACGCGCGGAACTCCTCGCCGCCGTAATAGGCGACCGAGCCGTCGATCATCGATCGCGGCACGTAGTCGAAGACGATGCCACTGTCCGGCACGCTATGCTGGCTGACGAAGTCCAGCACGGCGTCCACATCGTCTTCGGTCATATCGACCGAGCGACCTTCCCAGATGAAGAACGTCGGTTCCGAAGAATCGTAGCCGGGCGCATCGGCGATGTCCGCAAGCGCGTCCGCCTCGAAATCGCTCGCAACATAATGGATGTTTCTCGCGCCGGAACCCGGCAGGTGCTCAAGCGCCGCCTTCTTCTCACGCTGGATCTCCCCGAAATCGACCTCGAAGAACCGGACATCGTGTTCCGCACCGGCAAGACGGTGTGCTCTCGTATCGAAGCCTGCTCCGAGCAAGACCACCAGCCTGAAGCCACCATCTATCGCCCGGCGCAAGCAGGCGTCGAGATGGAATGTCCGGGCATTCTGCAAATAATACGCTCCGGGCAGCACGGCTTCCAGGTTCGTCCGGAACTTCCCGACCTGCTCGGGCTCATCCGGATCGGGCCGTTCACCCGGATCAAGAAACTCCCGAGCCAGGGTATCGGGGTTGCGTATTTTCCGATCGGGCTCGAGTGCGGCAAAGGCTCGTGCCCTGGCATCGCCCAGGGCGGCTGCCCGGAGCGTTTCCACGTGATCCGTCATAGTGCAAAGCCTCTGTGTCGTAACCGCTGCCCGCACTGCGCGGTCACAGCCAACCCTTGTCGCGAAAGCCGGAAAGATCGAGGCCGGCCAATACATACCAGGCGCCGTCGCGGTATCGCGCGCCCAGCTTCTGGGCGGCATCCTTGTTCCCGTATGGAATGTTGAGCCGGATCTCGGTTCCCCCCGCAGCCGGTCCGGATGCAACCGGCGCCTTGGCGGCTCGCGCCTTCCCACCGGTCCGTTTCTTCGCACCCGGGGTGGCGGCTGCCCGCGCTTTCGCCGGAGCCGCGCGCCTGCGTGGCGTCACTGGCTTGGAACTCTCCGGCGCCTGGGCCGACACCTGTTTCGATGCCGCATGCTTGTCCAGGAAGGCGCGGCAGACGGCGCCGGAACTTGCATATCCGCGCGGCGGCTTGATGGTCTTCTGCTTCGCCAGACTCTCGACATAGGCTTTCATCGCCGGCGTGGGCGGCCCGGATCGTCCCGCCGCTCCCGGCTTCCCGGGCGGTCCTGCCGCCGCGATCACCAGCGGCGCCGCACCGCTGGAAGCGTGCTCGGTCAGGCGGCCGATGATGCGGGAGGCCTGCGCGCACACGGCGTCGATCGCGCTCATCATCTCGGTGCGGCCGACCAGCACGTCATCCAGCAGCCGTTCGAGCTGGGCGGTCACACCCGGATCGACCAGCGCCGGATCGGCCTTCTGCAGCACGTCGAACAGGGCCAGCCCACGATCGGTCGGCACGATGTTCTTGCCGTCGATGACCAGGAACTCCTGCGTCTTGAGGCCGCGAATGATCTCGGCGCGGGTCGCCGGCGTGCCGATGCCCTTCGCCTCCTTCAGCCGCTCGCGCAACGCCTCGTCCGGCACGAAGCGCCAGGCATTCTGCATCGCGTCGATCAGCGTGCCCTCGTTGTAGCGCGGTGGCGGGCGGGTTTCCTTGTCCTCGACCTTCGGTTCGGACAGCAACGCGGTTTCGCCCGACCGGAGCGCCGGCAACAGCTGCGCCTCGTCGCCTTTTTCCTCCGCCGGCTGCCACTCGGGAAACGCCGCCCGCCAACCCATCTCGATCGGCTGGCGACCCGCGGCCCGAAACACGTAGCCCTGCACATCCAGCAGCGCCGTCGTCTGCCGGTAGCGGAAATCCGGCATCATCGCCGCGAGGTAGGACCGCGCGATCACGTCGAACAACCGCCGCTCGTCCGCGCTGAGCCGGGGCCAGACCGCGCGCAAATTATCGACGGTATTGTGGTTGGGGATGACCGCATGATGGCTCGCGCCCGCCAGCCCCTTGTCGCTGAAGGTGCCGCTCATGCCGCGCCGGACCAGCGGTGGATCGAGCACCGGGATCGCCGCGAAGCTTTGGCCGACCCTGAGCGCCTCGACGATGCGCGGCACCTGCGGGATCAGGCTTTCGGGCAAATAGCGGGTTTCGGCACGAGGGTAGGTGATGATCTTCTTGCCCGAGCCGTCGTAGAGCTCCTGCGCCACCTCCAGCGTGCGCGCCGCCGACCAGCCGAACCGCGAGGCGCAGAGTTTCTGCAGCGACGGCAGGTCGTGCAGCCGGGGTGGTGCCTGCCGCTTGTCCTCGACCTTGACCGAGAGCGGGCCGTCGGCGCCGTCCGCCAGCACCGCGATCGCCTCGGCCGTGGCGCGATCCGGTATCCGCTCCTTGGGCGCGAACCGCATCCGGAACTGCCCCGTCGCCACCGTGGCCGTCGCCACGATCTCGAAATACGGCTGGACCACGAACTCGCGGATTTCCAGCTCCCGCCGGCAGACGATAGCGAGCGTCGGCGTCTTGACCCGGCCCACGCCGATCACCGTGCGGGCGCCACGGGCGAGGGTGACGGTCGCAGTGCGGGTCAGCGAGAGATTGTAGATCTGGTCCGCCTGCCGCCGTGCGACGGCCGCCTGGTAGAGCGCCGCGTGCTCGCCGTTCGGCCGCGCATTGGTGAAGGCGTCGCGGATGGTGACGGCATCCTGGGCGGTGAACATCACCCGCCGGACCTCGCCGCGATATTTGTAGTGCTCGAGGATTTCCTGGCCGATCAGCTGGCCCTCGCGGTCGCAGTCGGTCGCGAGCCACACCCGCTTCGCCGAAACCAGCGCCTCGCGGATCGCCTTGAGCTTTGACGCCTTGTTGCCGCCGGTGGCCGGACGGGTGCCATACAGACCCTCGGGACGCAGCAGCACCGGCGTCCAGCGCTTCCAGCTTGGTTCGACTTCCTCCGGCTCGAGCAGATCGAACAGATGGCCCTCGGCCGGCAGGATGGTCCCGTAGCGACTGCCGACCGCATCGCGGATGTCCTTGGCCTGGCTGGACTTCTCGGTGATGACGATCTGCTCGACCATGCGTTCATGATAGGTTCTTCAACCCGCGCCGACCAGACCCGGCGCGTCGCGTCGGCATCCGCTTTCGCGTCCTGCCGATCGACGGGCGCGGTCTACTTCCGCTGCAGCCGCCGGCGAAGGCGCGAAGCGAACCGCCCGGACGACGGTTCGGGCGTGACGCCCTGGCGACCGGGGCCCGAGAGTTGTTCGACCAGCCGCTTGGCGATCAGGCCACGGTGCCCGCCATGCCAGTGGCCCGCCGCACCATCGGGCGGGAGCCATGGCGGCAGTTGCAGCGACAGGCGCCTGCTCAACCCGTCGAGCAGCGGCTCGTAGGTGGACCGAAGCGCATGGAGCACGTCCTCCGCATCAGCGCTTCCGGTCCAGTTCACTCCGGCATTCCCGAAAGCCTCTTCCATCGCCAGGTAGGTCTCGTGCGACAGCCGGTCGTTTCCCTCGAAAGGCGACGGGCCGATCCCGAGGGCCCGGGACATCTCGACGATCACCTGGCGCGTCATGGTGAAGGTCATCCGCGCCTGGAGCGGCTGCATGTCCTCCATCCCGACCAGGACCAGGGCGCTGGTATCCATCACCGCCGCCATCGCCGCGAGCCAGGACTGGTTGTCATGTTGCGAGCGGTAATAGACCAGCATCGGATAGGAGAGATGGCTCTCGAGCAGTTCCGCGCCCCAGGTTTCCCATTCCCGCAGCATCTCGTCGAGTTTCGCGAGACCGCCGGGCTCCGCATGAAGAACGATCATGGTGGTCGCGGTGGGCGGCGAGCCGGCGCGGGCATCGAGCTGGATGACATGCGCCTCGCGCCGCGCGAACAACTGGTAGAGTACCGGCAGGTAGCCGATCACGACGGCGATGAAGCCGAGCCCGAGGCCTGCTTCGACAACGGCCAGTATGCGGTTCAGCGCGGTGTGGGGTGCGATATCCCCATAGCCCACCGTGAAGAACGTCACCCCGCTCATATAGACCTGTTCGCTCAGCGCCGATGGGGGCCGGGAATGACCCTGCAGCGCCCATTGCAGCAGGCCGAAGCCGATGATGAACAACGCCGCCCAGAGCGAGAACAGGATCACCAGCGAGAGCGGGCCGAACACGCCGAGGAAGCGTATCTTGCGGTCGCCCGCGAACCATCGGTCCGCCACCCAGATCCACGCCGACCAGGCCGACCGGAAATACAGCCGCGCCAGCCTGACGCGCCGGTACACCCGCCGCGGCAGCAACATGACCTCGAACGCGTCCTGTGCCGTCACCGCGAGCAGGACCAGCGCCAGGACGATCGCCAGGACAACCAGCATCGGTCGGCCGGCCGCGCAGGCTATTCGAGGTTCGTGTGGCGGTGCCGCATGTCGTCGGGACCGATCTTCAGCCGCTCGCAGAGCTTCAGCACCATCACCTCGAACAGGATGAACAGGCCGCCTTCGTAGAGCGAGCCCATCGGCAATGTGGACGACTTCGCCTCGCCCTGGTCGTCCGCCATCGTCTGTGCCGGCAGGACCAGGACCTGATCGGCGTACGCCGCACTCCGGCCTTCCGGTTGCGCGGTGATGAACAGGATCCTGGCGCCGGCGCGCCTGGCGATCTCGAGCAGTGCCGATGCCGTGGACAGCTCGCCCGGTCCGGCGGTGACCACGAACAGGTCGCCACCCCCGACCGGCGGCGTCGTCATGTCGCCGACCACCGAGACCGCAAGCCCCATATGGAACAGGCGCATCGCAAGCCCGCGTATCTGCAGCCCCTCGCGCCCACATCCGAACACCACGATCTTGCGTGCCTCGGCGATCATGGTCACCGCGCGATCGACCGCGCCGTCGTCGATCCTCGAGAACACGTCCTGCAGTTCGTCGATCGCTTCTCGGTAGAGGCTGCTCATCGTGTACTCCCGTTTCCGCCCCGTGCTGCGGCATTCAGCCACCCCATCGTCAGCTCATCTCCAGCACGATCGGTCGAGGATCGGGGTGGGGGGAGACATGGTTCGCGATCGCCGCCTCGAACAGCCGGAGCACCGTGTTCTCGCTGTCGACATCCAGGAAGCGCTGCGCCATGAGTTCGGCCGCCTCGCGATACCGGTCCTCGCCCAACACCCGCTCGATCGCCTTCCGCAGCGCGACCGGCCGGGGCGTGTCTGTCTGCAGGCCGATCCCGACTCCGCTCCACGACACCCGCGCGCCGACCTCCGCCTTGTCCTCGTTGGTGCCGGCCACCACCAGGGGCACGCCCTGGCTCAACGCGAAATTGACCGTGCCATAGCCGCCATTGGTGACCACGAGATCGACCTGCGGCATCAGCCAGTCGTAAGGCAGGAATTCCGCCACCCGCGCATTATCCGGAATTTCCCCCGGAATTGTCTCGATCGACCGGCCGCCGGTCGCGACCACCACCAGGATGTCCGGCCGGTCCTTCAGCGCCGCCAGGGTCGGCGCCACCACCTCGCCGAGATCGTGATTCGCCAAAGTCCCTTGCGTGACCAGAACGACCGTCGTGGCGCGCGAGACATCGCCGGCCCAGTCGGGCAGCGGGGTCTCGATGGCGGGCAGCGGCAGCGCGCCGATGAAGTGCAGCGATGCAGGCGGCGATCGCCTGGGATATTCGAAGGCATCGACGGTCGGCTGGAAGAACAGGTCCGGGAGGATGACGCTGGCATCGTTCAGCTTGGTCGCCAGCGGGCCGATACCGATCGATGCCAGGACCCGATCGATCTCCTGCTGCATCGGTCCGAAGAACACCGGATCGATCATGTCCCGCATCATCCGGTAGTCGGCGATCGTGGCATCGTCGCTCGCCGGTGGCAGCCCTGGACCGTGCGGTGCACCGTCGTCGCGGGTGGTGAACAGCGGCGTCACGCCGAAATGCGCGATCGCCGGGCGCTGGTCGCGCGGACCCAGGAGAAGCGGGAACGTCCCCAGGAACAGATTGTCGGTCAGGACCAGGTCGGCCGGGAAGCGACCCAGGAGTGCCCTGAGCGACGCATCCTGGGCAACCAGCCGCCCGATGAACACGCGCTTGAACAGGAACATCAGCTTTTCCGGCCCGGAGGCCAGGGATTTCAGCTCGGGATAGACCTGGTCGAGATCGCTGAGATCCTGGTCGATGACGTCGTCGAACGGCTGGAACGACGCACCGGCCGCCTGGAAACGATGCCGGTGCGCGCTTGCGGTATGCCCGACGACCTCATGGCCGCCGGCCACCAGGATCCTGCCGATGGAAAGCAGCGGGTTGAGATGCCCGATCATCGGGGTTCCGGCCAGGATGATCTTCACGGGGCGCCGCCTTCGATGAGCAGGGATAGATTCGGCACTGCAATAATCACGCCGTCTCCGACATCTCGGCTGCAACCGGCTCCGGTTGCATGGAACTGCCGAACAGGAACTCCACATCGTCGACATCGACGCCGCTGAACTCCTCGTCCTCGCTCAGCGCGATGTTGGCGAGGTTGGCTTTCCGGCGCTGCAGTTCGACGATCCGGTCCTCGACCGTGTCCGCCGCGATGAGCTTGTACACGAAAACCGGCTTGGTCTGGCCGATCCGATGCGCCCGGTCCGAAGCCTGATCCTCCGCCGCGGGATTCCACCACGGATCATAATGGATGACCGTATCCGCCGAGGTCAGGTTCAGCCCGCGGCCGCCTGCCTTGAGGCTGATCAGGAACAGCGAGACCGCGCCGCTCTCGAACGTGCGTACCGGCTCCGCACGATCGCGCGTATCGCCACGCAGCTCTGCGAATTCGATACCGGCTTCGACCAGGCGCGGCTTGATGAGATCGAGCATGGTGGTGAACTGCGAGAATAGCAGGATGCGGCGTCCCTCGGGGATCATCTCGGTGATCATTTCCAGCAGTTCGTCGAGCTTGCTGGAACTCTCGATCAGCCGCGCCGACGGAAGCTTCACCAGCCTCGGATCGCAACAGACCTGGCGCAGCTTCAGCAACGCATCGAGCATGACGATCCGGCTCTGCGACGTGGTGAGTTCGGCCACCTGCTTGCGCACCTTGTCGTACAGCGTGCCGCGGATGGTGTCGTACAGCTCGCGCTGGTCGGCTGCGAGATCGATGCGACGCAGGATGGTGTGCTTCGGCGGCAGGTCGGTCGCCACCTCGGCCTTGGTGCGGCGCATCAGGAACGGCTTGATGCGGCGGATAAGCTGCGCGCGCCGCTGCGGGTCGTTGTCCTTTTCGATTGGGCGGCGGAAGCGCTTGGCAAACCCCTTCCGATCGCCCAGCAGCCCCGGCATCAGGAACGCGAACTCCGACCACAATTCCTGCAGGTTGTTCTCGATCGGCGTGCCCGACAGGCACAGCCGATGCCGTGTGGT
Proteins encoded:
- a CDS encoding class I SAM-dependent methyltransferase, whose product is MNDLAGFPPRAFDKADPSPDPLFYRQPRLVTHIDDEAIAAVTELYRRFLPAGGTVLDLMSSWVSHLPHDIAYARIVGHGMNADELAANPRLDERFVSDLNADPVLSLPDAHFDAACMCVSVQYLQRPIEVFREVARVLRPGAPFVVTFSNRCFPTKAVAIWQALTGPDQQQLVALYMQRAGFGSIDASEVVPDHGDPIWAVIGYADGAETG
- a CDS encoding NADPH-dependent FMN reductase; this translates as MLGSVRSDRVGIRAARYIIDALTRKGHEPVLVDPMELQLPLLDRMYKEHPKGEAPANLERLATLYREADGFMIVSGEYNNGIPPALKNLLDYFLEEYFWRPSAILCYSAGQFGGVRAAMQLRMTLAELGMPSIPSLLPIPRIQQVLDEDGHATAEWIDKSAGRFISEFEWYAGALQTQRAGGTPY
- a CDS encoding SDR family NAD(P)-dependent oxidoreductase, producing MNIASIPAGEFDGKVAIVTGAASGIGRATVELLHARGASVVAEDRDPEVRAMARPGVFPLVADVAEDGAARQAVAAAIEQFGRLDVLVNNAGIIINKLVVDMTVEEWDRIFAVNIRGVFLHSREALRAMIPNGRGAIVNVGSYACFQTFPSIAAYAASKGALAQFTRTLAVEAIGHGIRVNAVGSGDTVTNILNHIHEDGPSALAAYGKNAPIGRAAQPEEIARVIAFLASEEASFMVGSITMADGGKSIVLPS
- a CDS encoding LysR family transcriptional regulator → MAEKDYQDLRALRCIIDRGSFVAAARELRVSRSALSETIRRLEDRVGIQLLNRTTRSVSPTPAGERLAMRSSSAFEEIDAALREANATSGDVAGPIRVHAQRLGYQLFLQSLLPGFVRDFPRISVEVQIDDAGVDIVSERFDLGIRLGELLEQDVIAFALQPPICQIAVAAPAYLDRHGVPDHPRELCHHLCLVFRWPGHAALYNWEFYENGAWFSVPVSGPLTFNDQRAALDAAIAGAGIAFWVESEVKPHIDSGRLVPLLTAYSEVFPGFALYYPRHRHRSAAVTTLIGAIRDAARR
- a CDS encoding TetR/AcrR family transcriptional regulator, which encodes MVDEILSDLHGRLIAAALTRLERGDEIGLRAIARDAGVSAMAPYRHFRDKAALLAAVAMHGFDDLRTVLLAADDQADACLALVAQGEAYLAFARSHPALFRLMFSDHDGGPPPVEDNAYGVMVRRVRQLAPADLETATLACWAAVHGMATLALDGSLPPNGSPRERDALTLVIMGLVGNSHAP
- a CDS encoding monooxygenase family protein, whose translation is MDLSQYPDLVMIMLGFRLRGWRGLRAMRRIGPGMAKIMRDRPDGLLAHEGMKFSLLHFGFRQYWRDLDTLERFTRSEPHAGWWRSVRELSADAGFWHETYHARGGIEALYVAMPEPVGLQLFAPERQPVGPFMSARARIQGGAVEPRAAPQAVD
- a CDS encoding FAD-binding domain-containing protein is translated as MNRPIVLTRGAALDRLTEAVPRFGPVYAANRNTDAGPLGRATTSELSPYLRRRLLLEQEVVGAALAEHGPKAAQKFIDEVFWRSYFKGNLEAHPAAWTSYLDDVAAERERLAANSGLRRAYQDAVSGRTGIDGFDDWARELVEHGWLHNHARMWFASIWVFTLRLPWVLGADFFLQNLLDGDPASNTLSWRWVAGLHTQGKAYAARAENIRRFTDGRFSPTGLNESPEPLQEIDPPSLVPLPSADPVPTGDVALLLHLDDLNPETLKLGCRVTRVGGLVAHAPNASEQVRQADREAMADALDRAGQWFGCAAAIAVPGWEDGLPVVAAWAPVGPSADALPPGCLRVRRQWDELTWPHATRGYFQVKSATPAILRAMSPG
- a CDS encoding class I SAM-dependent methyltransferase, with translation MTDHVETLRAAALGDARARAFAALEPDRKIRNPDTLAREFLDPGERPDPDEPEQVGKFRTNLEAVLPGAYYLQNARTFHLDACLRRAIDGGFRLVVLLGAGFDTRAHRLAGAEHDVRFFEVDFGEIQREKKAALEHLPGSGARNIHYVASDFEADALADIADAPGYDSSEPTFFIWEGRSVDMTEDDVDAVLDFVSQHSVPDSGIVFDYVPRSMIDGSVAYYGGEEFRAFMDQSGRPLSFGIEDRNLRRFLAQRNFELTALVTNHELETRYLMDSDGVPHGHVPGYARIAEATIIRRRGT